The Orcinus orca chromosome 1, mOrcOrc1.1, whole genome shotgun sequence DNA window ctctcccgctgcggagcacaggctctggacgcgcaggctcagcggccatggctcacgggcccagccgctccgcggcatgtgggatcttcccggaccggggcacgaacccgtgtgcaggtggactctcaaccagtgcgccaccagggaagcccgggggagcttttttaaaaaacacacgtCTTAACCCAGAAGATTCTAAGATGGTCTGGGATTAGATAGGATAAGCCTGTTTTTTAAGGTTTCATAGGTTATATCCAGAGGTAGCAAGGATGTGAGGTAACAAGAATGCATATAGTGTTAGTGGGAATCAAGATTGATgcaaccttttttcttttaattttgtttgtttatttttggctgcgttgggtcttctttgctgcgcgcaggctttctctagttgcagtgagcggggatactcttcattgcaatgcatgggcttctcattgtggtggcttctcttgttgcggtgcacgggctctaggcgcacaggcttcagtagctgtggcatacaggctcggtacttgtggctcgcgggctctagagcacaggctcagtagttgtggtgcaccagcttagttgctccacggcatgtgggatcttcccagaccagggctacaAACCCGTggaccctgcattggcaggcagattcttaaccactgtgccaccagggaagtccctgatgcaGCCTTTTTTATGAAGCCTTTTTTATGAaatctatcaaaattttaaattcacataTCCTTTGAACTGGCAactctacttctaggaatttacacACATATACCTGCAAAAGCACTAGAATGTACATACATGAGTATTCATGACAGCattgtttatgaaaataaaaaagctagaaacaacgtGTAGCTGGTTAAATTATGATACAAAAATACTAGACAGCCTTTAAACAGAACAAAGTAAATCTCTTTGTGCTGATACGGAAAGTCCAAATTGTTAAGTAATACTGCTTATGTAAACATAtgatttcatgttaaaaaaattaaaagataacacTTGCTGATATAGAGAAGTTTTCTGTAAGGATACACAGGAAACTGATAACTTTGTTGAGAAGGACTGGGGCAGAAGAATGAAGCTTTCACTTTTTGTTTAATATCTATTTCTGTATCAATTTAATTTTTCAgccatctgtaaaaaatacttgattttttaaaaaaatgtcaacagGATTATCTGAACagaggatatgtgtgtgtgtgtgtgtgtgtgtgtgtgtgtgtgtgtgtgtgagagacataCATATATTCCTCTTATATATTAGAAAACCTTAATTCAGACCTAGCCAGGACTGAGTATCACTGGTATGATGGAAGGAATTAATCCTTAGATTGGATTTGATACCCAGGTCTGCCAttaagtgaccttgggcaactcacCTGAACTTTaaagtttccttgtctgtataaTGCAAAAATTAATATCTATGACACATGGTTATTATGATGATTGAGTGACATAATATACTAGGTTCTAAGTCAGTTCTAGTTATCCTTTCAAGGAGTTTGCAGTCTTCTCAGGATGGCACAGAAGTTCTGGTGAAGAAGCAGCCTCACTGATGGCGTTTTTGTCTCCACTCCTGACTTTAACCCATTCAACCCCTACCTTTCTGCCTGGGACAGGTGGCGTAATTCACACACTCACTGTCTGTGGCAGATGACATTAAGCCAGAGGAGAAACCCATATGCCATCCTAAGGATGCAGGACACTATGGTGCAGGAGTTGGCACTGGCCAACAAGCAATTACTGATGGTGAGTTCTAGCAAGGGTGACCTGAAGTTTCAGCCCCTACTGCCCTGTGCCTTTGCCCACTGGGATTCCCAAGCTCTTAGTCTCTGCTGTTATACCAGAGCAGCAACTCTTTACCTGTAAAACCAAAGCTCCTTTTCATTGATTCTTTGCATCCAGTTGCAGAGTCCCAAACTGAAGTCTAGTCTTTGCTCCCCTCGCCTTGGTAAGACTGCTTCTTAGTGCCTAATACCTGCCTCTTGGAACCTCTCTCTCCCTGGAGTCCCCAGTTGCTGTCATGTCACCATCTTTGTATCCAAGGTGCCTAGAAAAGTTTCTGGTTCATGGTATgttctcagcaaatatttgctgaacattGGAGCTTCacccatggggaaaaaaaatgggtaGGCTTCCCCTCCAATGGTTCAGCCTCTATGCTACTGCCTAGCTTATGTCACAGCTAAGTCCAGATCCAAGAGAACACAGGTGATGGGAAAGCAACCagggagaaagaatgagaaaggtGGGTAAACGGAGGGCAAACATGACACTctattctcccctccccaccaggtcCGTCAAGCTGCCCTGCACCAGCTGTTTGAAAAGGAGCATCAGCAGTACCAACAGGAACTAAATCAGATGGGCAAAGCTTTTTATGTGGAGAGACTCTAATGGCATTTGAAACATTGTCCTTCCATTCTCACCATACCTGCTAACCTAGATTTCTTGAGCCCCACCACCTTCAGTTTCCTTCCCAAAACTCACCTGGATCTAGTTATGTGCCCAGGACTCAAGACAGTGCTCCAACTCTCACCTCTGGTGCCCCTGTCAACCCCCTGGTGCTATAGGGGAAACAATCTATGAAACAATGGTAAAAACAAGAGTGACGCCTTGTGGTCAGAATGACATATGCAGTGTTGAtgtgagtggggggaggggaggtagaTAGAGGCACAATGTGAGAAGCGAATCCTGATTTGGTTTAACAAATAAAGCTAGTTCTTAAAGGTTCAAACCTGGACTACTGGCTCATTCTTTCAGCCCTAAATCTTGATCTGTTTCAAAAGTGCTTATTCACAGCTGCCATAATCTTAATAGAGCTTTCTGGATTTTGCTCACCACCTCTCTGATCTCACTTCCACTGATTTTTTCTATATACTTGGACAAATAGCTCTGAATATGGCTATTAATCCACAGGTACTATGGTGCTTGATGTCAGTAGGCCTGGATTTTAGGTTCTGACTTGGCAGTTATTgtgagaccttggacaagtctctTTCATCTGGATTTCTG harbors:
- the CFAP141 gene encoding cilia- and flagella-associated protein 141, with protein sequence MLPLIHSERSRTFSPPPLGNWLLPVSKGKGLCVSHYDRVLSEVLEIKADQQNSLFLQSFQRAPGLKKMVDRWRNSHTHCLWQMTLSQRRNPYAILRMQDTMVQELALANKQLLMVRQAALHQLFEKEHQQYQQELNQMGKAFYVERL